A window of Nonomuraea angiospora genomic DNA:
GGGTGTTCCGTTGCTTGTCACAGTCCGGGCAACGCCACGGCGGTCGGCCCCGCGCATGCGGGGGTGTTCCGCGGAGGAGGTGCACGCCGAGCTGTGCCGCCACGTCGGCCCCGCGCATGCGGGGGTGTTCCCGAGTTGCGTGCCGCTTCGGCGCCCACCTGGGCGTCGGCCCCGCGCATGCGGGGGTGTTCCGAAGGGTGGTCGGGCCTCCGACTTTCAGAAGGAGTCGGCCCCGCGCATGCGGGGGTGTTCCCGGTTTGTGCTTCCGTCGTCCGACCGCTTAACCGTCGGCCCCGCGCATGCGGGGGTGTTCCGCCCGTACGGGCGAGACGATATAGAGCTTGCGGGTCGGCCCCGCGCATGCGGGGGTGTTCCGTTCGCGCCTGCGCCGTGGAACGGCGGGTACGAGTCGACCCCGCGCATGCGGGGGTGTTCCCCCGCTGGGCGAGGTGCCGGTGGTGCCGTTCGTGTCGGCCCCGCGCATGCGGGGGTGTTCCGTCTCGCGCGGGCCGGTCCGTGAGCTGGAGGAACTCGGCCCCGCGCATGCGGGGGTGTTCCCGCGCACGAGGAGATCCACGGCAGTCGGACGGCGTCGGCCCCGCGCATGCGGGGGTGTTCCGACACTTCCCGGCATGGCATCACCCTCCAGCACGTCGGCCCCGCGCATGCGGGGGTGTTCCGTCGTAGGCGACGGTCGATTGGTGGGCGGCGGCGTCGGCCCCGCGCAGCGGGGGTGTTCCTGGACGAGAAGGCCAAGTCCAACGTCCGCGCCCGTCGGCCCCGCGCATGCGGGGGGTGTTCCGCTCCTGGGGGCCGAGCGGGCCGCCCAGATCCGGTCGGCCCCGCGCATGCGGGGGTGTTCCCACCACGAGCGGCGTTTTCAAGGGCGCGCTGTGGTCGGCCCCGCGCATGCGGGGGTGTTCCGGCGTCTACGTGAGTTGGACTGACAGGTTCGCCGTCGGCCCCGCGCATGCGGGGGTGTTCCCGATGCCATGTGAATTTCGTCCAGGAACGCGGGGGCGGGCCCCGCGCATGCGGGGGTGTTCCGGCGAACGTGGCCGGCGTCGTGCTGCCCGTGGTGTCGGCCCCGCGCATGCGGGGGTGTTCCCGCTGGCATCCGTATCTGCCTGCGCGTGATGGGGTCGGCCCCGCGCATGCGGGGGTGTTTCGTAGCCGTTGGAGTCGATCCGCTTGTACAGCTTGTCGGCCCCGCGCATGCGGGGGTGTTCCCGCTCTGGTCACGCTGGTGCTCAGCCTGCTCGCGTCGGCCCCGCGCATGCGGAGGTGTTCCGCGGCAGGTGGCTGCACAGAAGGCCGCGCGCATGCGGGGGTGTTCCATGCCGAGCACGAGCACGAAGGCGGCCCCGGCCGTCGGCCCCGCGCATGCGGGGGTGTTCCGCTCTCCAGGCGCCCCTCCTCGATGCCGTCGCAGTCGGCCCCGCGCATGCAGGGGTGTTCCGGCGTTCACAGGCCGGCGGGTCGCCGCCCTGGAGTCGGCCCCGCGCATGCGGGGGTGTTCCTGGCCGTTTTGCTCCACTCGCGACCCGTATTGGGTCGGCCCCGCGCATGCGGGGGTGTTCCGGGCGAGACGGGCGTTGACGACCCGGCTTACGCGTCGGCCCCGCGCATGCGGGGGTGTTCCGGCGGCGTTGACCTCCGCCGCTTCCTGCTTCGCGTCGGCCCCGCGCATGCGGGGGTGTTCCCTCCTGCTGGATGGCCAGCTCCGACTCCAGGGGGTCGGCCCCGCGCATGCGGCGGTGTTCCGCTGACAACCCAGGCCGAGCTCGGATGGGGCCCGTCGGCCCCGCGCATGCGGGGTGTTCCGGTGTGGGCGGTTGCCCACCACATCCGGGTGAAGCCGGCCCCGCGCATGCGGGGGTGTTCCCCGACAGGGGCGGTAGGCGATCTTTGCGGCGTTGTCGGCCCCGCGCATGCGGGGGGTGTTCCGTTAGTAGGTTGGGTTCCCCAAACGCAGGGAGGGTCGGCCCCGCGCATGCGGGGGTGTTCCACTGCTAAGTCCGTTGGCCGGATGATCGCTGAGGGTCTGCCCCACGAATGCGGGGGTGTTCCCGTGATGCCGAGCTGGGCAACGTCGTACTCCGTGTCGGCCCCGCGCATGCGGGGGTGTTCCGACCAGGGCCATGGTCCCGACGGGGACCATCGGGTCGGCCCCGCGCATGCGGGGGTGTTCCGCCGACGAGGGCGGCCGGTACGAGTGGGGGGCGTCGGCCCCGCGCATGCAGGGGTGTTCCCGGCAGGAACGCGAGTGCGGTCTCCGCTCGGGCGTCGGCCCCGCGCATGCGGGGGTGTTCCTGGCACGGCGGAGATCTGGCTGTACACGGACTCGTCGGCCCCGCGCATGCGGGGGGTGTTCCCCCGCTCAGGGGCGGGTGCCTGGGGTGGAGCTCGTCGGCCTCGCGCATGCGGGGTGTTCCGCTCCAGGCGGCAGTCATGGCCGGGTCGCCAACGTCATGCTTGGTATCCGCTGTGTCACGCGGCAGTGGAATGATCGCGCCCTGCGAGCTTCCCTTCAAGGCCAATTCGCTTGATCCAACGCCCCCACCGAGCACTCCGCGCGAACTGCTCAGCGATAACCCGGCCCGACGGGAGCGCCCCATCAGGAAGGCGATTCGCCAGAGCCCACCGCCAAGCGGTTCGACGGAGATCTTCCCTCCCGAGCTCATCAGGACCCGCCTGCTCTAGCGAATCGTGGTCATGGTCCCTGACAGGTTCCGGATCCCTCGCCACCTCGCCCTGCACCACAGCCGACTCTTGGGCGGAAGCCCGACGGATCTGGGACATCAAGAGCTCGTAACTGCCGATCAAAGCGGCGCTTGGCCAGGCCGCGATGATGCGACCGATCAGGCTCGGTTCGGCGACGGCGATGTTGGCTCCGAGGCTGGCCAGGCTACCGACCAGCAACATCGTCCGCGCCAGCAACCCACCTCGGCAGCCAAACCGATTGGCCAAGAGGATGGACATCGAGGCGACGACGATCGCACCATCGACCGCAAGAGGGATGAGCACCGCCGCCAGGTGATCCTCACCGTGGCGAAGACAGAGCGCGTGCATATGGCGGAACGACACAACCGCCGCGATGGCCGCGAGGACGAGAACCCCTGTGATCGTCGTCCGCTGGATGCGGCGCACGGCCCGTATGTTCGGCTCCACGACTGCTCACCACCCCTCCCGACCTGGGAGAACGAGTGTGGTGGAGGCGCTGAAGGGCATGTACGTATCGGCTGTGTCACCCCGGGGACACGTGCGTGTGGAGAGATCGTTCCGAGAGTGGCGTGGGTTACTGTTTCCGCATGGTTCTGGGGCGGATCGCCGAGCGGGCCCGGATCGACGACCTGCTCGCTAGCGCCTGTGCGGGCCGCCGTGGAGCGCTGTTGATCACGGGCGAGGCCGGGATCGGCAAGACCGCGCTGCTCGACCATGCCGCCGCCGCGGCGGCCGACCTGCGGGTGCTGCGTGGCGTCGGCATCGAATCGGTGGCCGAACTGCCCTTCGCGGGGCTGCACCTGCTGCTCCATCCGTACCTCGACCGGCTCGGCGCGCTGCCCGGCCCGCAGGCGGCGGCGTTGCGGACGGCGTTCGGGCTGGACGAGGGGACGGTCTGCGACCGGTTCCTGATCGGCGCGGCGACTCTGTCGCTGCTGTCGGAGCTGAGCGGCGACGGTCCTCTGGTATGCCTGATCGACGACACCCAGTGGTTCGACCGGGCGTCCTTGGACGCGCTGTTGTTCGCCACGCGGCGGCTGCATGCCGATCCCATCGCGATGATCTTCGTGGCCGGAGGCGGGGACGGGGACGCTCCGCCGCGCCAGGCGGATCCCTTCATCCGCCCCGCGCCCCTCGCCGGCGACCCGGCGTCGGTGGCTTTCGCCGCGCCCGTGCCGGGCCTGGACGTACTCCGGCTCGTCGCTCTGGACGTACTCCGGCTCGTCGCTCTGGACGTACTCCGGCTCGTCGCTCTGGATCAAGAGAGCGCAACGTCGCTGCTCGACGCGCACGCCCGGGGCCTGGCCGCACCACTGCGCGAGCGCGTGCTCGCCGAGTCGCGCGGCAACCCGCTCGCCGTGATCGAGCTGGCCACCGCGCTCAGCTCCCTGCCGGGCGACGGCCGTCCCGCGCCGCCGCCCGGCGCGGGTCACGTCCAGGACGCCTTCCAGGCGCGGATCGCGGGCCTGCCCGCGGCGACGCGGCTGCTGTTGCTGATCGCCGCGGCCGACGACACGGGCAGCCTGCAGGTGATCCTGCGGGTCGGCACGCTGCTCGGCGTCGCCGCGGCCGACCTGGAGCCCGCCGAACGGGCCCGCCTGGTCGTGCTGTCGCCGGGCGGCAGGGTGACCTTCCGGCATCCGCTGATCAGGGCCGCCGCCTACCAGGTCGCCCCGCACGCCGGGCGGGTTCAGGTGCACGAGGCGTTCGCCCGGGCGCTTGATGGCGCGTACGACGCCGACCGCCGCGCCTGGCACCTGGCCGCCGCCCCAGGGCCGGACGAGGCAGTCGCCGCCGAGTTGGAGCGGGCCGCCCGGCGGGCCGGTCGGCGGGGCGGGGTGACGGCGATGATGAGCGCGTTCGAACGCGCCGCCCAGCTCAGCACCGACGAGACGCGGCGGGCGTGGCGGCTGATCGCCGCCGCCCGCGCCGCCTACGACGCCGGCCTGCCCGACCACGCCGCCGAACTGGCCGACCAGGCCGCAGAGCTACCCGACCGGACCGCCGGCCCAGTCGACCGGGCCCTGGGGCTGACCGGCCGAGGTGCTGGCTCGACCGACAGGGCCCCGGGGCTGACCGACCGTAACACTGAGCCGGCCGATCAGACTCTGGGACTGACCGACCGCAACGATGAGCCGGCCGGCCGGGTTCTGGGGCTGCCCGCCCACAACGCTGGCTCGACCGATCAGGCTCTGGGGCCGACCGACCGCAGCGCCGAGTCAGCCGGCCGGGCTTCGCAAGCAGCCAACCGGCCTGTGCGCCCGTTTCGTGATCCGTCGGTGACGGCCGAGGCGGCGTGGATCCGCGCCCAGGTCGAGTACGAGCGCTCCTCGCCCGCCGTAGCCGCCGCCCTGGCGCTGGACGCCGCCGCGCTCATCGCCGCCACCGACCCCGAGCGGGCCGTGTCGATCCTCACCGAAGCCGTCTGGTACGCCCGCGACGCCGGCGACCACGACCTGGTACGCCAGTGCGCCGCCCTCCTGGAGACCGTCGAACCCGGCGCGCCGGTCGTGGCGGGACTCATCGGGTTCTGGCATCTGTACGACGGCCGCCCCGCCGTGGGGGTGCCCGCCATGCGCGAGCTGGCCGGGTCCGCCGGGCGGGGCAAGACCGGCGGGTTCGTGGAGCGGCTCATCGTCGGGTTCGCCGGGATGCTGGTGGCCGAGGACGAGATCGCCACGGAGGTGCTGGAGTCGCTGGTCGCCGACGTGCGGGAGCAGGGCGCGGTGGGCCGCCTGACGTACGCGCTCGAACCCCTGGCGATCGTCCAGCTGCTGCGCGGCCGGTTCATGGACGCCGACGCCGGCGTGACCGAGGCCATCTCCCTGGCCACCGACCTCGGCCAGGACCTGCAGGTCGTCGCGCTGAACGCGATCGCCGCATGGCTGGCCGCGGTGGGCGGCGACGAGATCGCGTGCCGGTCGCTCGCCGCCGGCGTGCTGGAGCACCGCACCAGGCACCCCACCGACGCCGCGCTGGCCTCGTGGGCGCTCGGCCTGCTCCACCTGGCCGGCGGCCGGTTCGACGAGGCCGCGGCTCGGCTGGACGAGGTGTGCGGCGGCCCGGCCCGGCATGACTTCCTCATCAGGGCCGTACCCGATCACGTCGAGGCGGCCGTGCGGGCCGGGCTCCCCGAGCAGGCGGCCCGTCATCTGCCCGCCCTGTCCGACTGGGCCGAGCACACCGGCCGGCCGTACGCGATCGCGCTGGCCCGCCGCTGCGCGGCGCTGCCGGCCGACGAGGACACCGCCGCCGAGCACTTCACGGCCGCGCTGGAACTGCACGGGCGCGACCCCCGTCGGTACGACGAGGCCAGGACCCGGCTGGCGTACGGGGAATGGCTGCACCGGCATCACCGCCGCACTGAGGCGAAGGGCCAGCTGGCCGACGCGCTGGCCGCCTTCGAGCGGCTCGGCGCCCGGATGTGGGCGAGCCGGGCCCGCGCGGAGCTGTCCGCCCTGGGCGACCGGCCCTCGGCCCATCCCCGGGCCCTCGACCCGCTCGCCCGGCTCACGCCCCAGGAGCTTCAAGTGGTACGGCTGGCGGCGGCGGGCATGAGCAACCGGGAGATCGCCGCCCGGCTGTTCCTCAGCCCCCGTACGGTCGGTCACCACCTGCACAAGGCGTACCCGAAGCTGGGGGTGACCCGCCGCTCGGAGCTGGCCCAGCTCGTGCCGCATGGGTGACACGCTTCGCGGGCGGCGTGGCCCGCGATGACCGGCAAGGCGGGCCCGCCTCCTGACCCGCGGCTGCGGCGTCGGCCGGCCGGTCAGCGTCGGGTGGGCTTGCCCGGTCCGGGGCGTCGGGCGTGTGCGTGGCGGGGAGTTCTGGTGTCCACGTTGCTGGTCAAGGTGTTGAGGATGCCGGGTAGGTCGGCCACCGTCTCGGCGGGCAGGCCGGTCACGGTCTCCTCCGCCAGGGCGCACCACAGCTGCTTGACCTGATCGGCCAGGGCTCGGCCGCTGTCGGTGAGTTCGACGATGCTGGCGCGCCTGTCGGAAGGGGCGGGCTTGCGGCGGATGTGGCCGGAGGCTTCGAGTTTGCGGGTCATGAGTGTGACGCTGGGCGGTTCGCAGCCGAGCGCCTCGCTGAGCTCGGCCTGGATCCTTGGGCCGGTCCGGTCGAGCTCGAGCAGGAGCGCCTCCTGGCCCGGGTACAGGCCGAGCGGGGCGAGCAGCGCCGCGGCCCTGGCCCGGTGGCGCAGGCTCAGCAGGCGGATGGCCTGGTTGAGGGCGTCGGCTTGCTCGAAGTCCATGGGTGCTCCTTGACAGATTAGTTATGCGGATAATAGTTATCTACATAACTAATCTTACACGACAGCGAGGAGCCAGGCATGACCGCGAAGGTCGCCGTCATCTACTACAGCGCGACAGGCAGTGTGCACACGCTCGCACAGGCCGTCGCCGAGGGCGCCGCCTCGGCCGGGGCCGAGGTACGGCTGCGGCGGGTGGCCGAGTCGGCACCCGACAGCGCGATCGACCAGGACCCCCGGTGGCGGCAGCACGCCGACGCCACCACGTCGATCGCCCAGGCCTCGGTGGAGGACCTGGCGTGGGCCGATGCGTTCGCGTTCGGGACGCCGACCCGGTTCGGGGCGCCGGCCGCGCAGCTCAAGCAGTTCATCGACCAGGCCGGCGGGCTGTGGCGCGAAGGCGTGCTGGCCGACAAGCCGGTGACGGCCTTCACCTCGGCGTTCAACCGGCACGGCGGCAGCGAGGCCACGATCTTGTCGCTGAGCAACGTCTTCTACCATTGGGGGGCGCTGATCGTGCCGCCCGGGTTCACCGACCCGGCCGTGTACGGCGCCGGCGGCAACCCGTACGGCACCTCGCTGGTGACCGGCCCGACCGGAACAGGCCCGGACGCCGCGGTGCTGGAAGCGGCCAGGTACCAGGGGCGGCGGCTGGCCCGGATCACGATCCGGCTGCTGGGGAACGGCCACGCCACCCGCGAAAGCGTGGCCGCGATGACCTCCCGGACCGTGTGAGCGGCCGGTCATGACAAGCACCAAGAGCGCGTCTCAGCGGGCCAGGCCGTACGCCGGCCTCTCCTGGCTGGTCCTGGCGCTGGCCTGCGCCTGCCAGTTCATGGTCATCCTGGACGCGTCCATCGTGAACGTCGCCCTGCCCTCGGTCCGCGAGGAACTCGGTTTCACCCCTACCGGACTGGCCTGGGTGGTGAACGGCTACCTGCTAAGTTTCGCCGGGTTCATGCTGCTGGGAGGCCGTGCCGCCGACCTGTTCGGGCCGCGCCGGATGCTGGTCGCCGGGCTGTTGCTGTTCTCCGCCTCAAGTCTGGCCGGGGGCCTGGCGACCGCGCCGGAGGTCCTGGTGGCGGCCCGGGTCACGCAGGGCGTCGGCGCCGCCATGATGGCCCCGGCGACGCTGGCGGTGATCAACACCTTCTTCACCGAGTCGAACGCGCGGGCCAAGGCGTTCGGCGCGTGGTCCGCCTCGGGCGGTGTGGGCGGCATGGTCGGCGCGCTCGCGGGCGGTGCCATCACCACCGGCCTGTCGTGGCGGTGGGTCTTCCTCATCAACGTGCCGATCGGCGCGGCTCTGATCGTCGTGGCCATGATGTCGCTGGCCGGAACGAGAGCCGGCCGGCGGGAACCGCTCGACCTCATCGGCGCGGTCACCGGGACGGCGGGGCTGGCGGCGCTGATCTACGGGGTCATGCAGAGCGCCGATCATGGATGGGCGTCCGGGCCGGTGGTGGCGGGTCTGCTCCTGCTCGGCGCCTTCATCGTGGTGGAGGCGCGGTTCGCGCGCCGGCCGATGGTGCCGCCGCGGCTGTTCAAGATCCGGGGGGTGGCGGTCGGGAACGGCATGCTGCTGCTGTTCGGTGGGATCACCATCGCGATGTGGTACTTCTCATCGCTGTTCCTGCAGAACGTCCTGGGCTTCAGCGCGCTGCAGGCCGGGCTCGGGCAGACACCCGCGGCGGTGACGTTCATGGTGATCGCGCGGTGGGCCGCCGCCCTGCTGCCGCGAACGGGTGTGCGCCCCCTCGTGCTGGCCGGCAGCGCCTGCTTCCTGGCCGGTTTCGGCTGGCTCTCCCTCGGCCATGCCGGCAGCGGGTACGTCGCCGGCGTGCTCGGCCCCACGCTGCTCATCGCGGTCGGCATCGGGCTGACCTTCCCCACCCTCATGGCCGTGGCGACCGCCGACGTTCCCGAGGGCGACGCGGGGATCGTCGGCGGCCTGGCCAACACCGCCGCCCAGGCAGGGGGATCGATCGGGCTGGCGGTGCTCGCGACGGCCGCCGGCGCCAGGGCCGCGGCATCGGAGGCCGCCGGGAGTTCCCCGGTCGACGCCCTCGCCGCCGGTTACGGCCTGGTCTTCCTCATGGCGGCCGGGCTCGGCCTGGCCATCGCGGCGGTCAGCTTGCTGCTGCCGCGGCACCGGCGCGACTGAGCACCGGCACAAGCGCGGCTGACCGCCGATGCCGGCGCGGCCGACCCCCCAGTGCCGGCGCGGCTGATGGCGGGGGGCGAAGCAGGTCAGGGGTTGGGTGGAGTGCGCGGGGGCGAATGTGGAGTTAACGTGTAATCCTGTAAGCAAAGGAGTGCACGATGGTGGATCCACTCGACGCTTACTCGCGCGTCGTCTCCTCCGTGGCGGCCGAGTTGCTGCCGAAAGTGGCCAGCGTGCGGGCCGGCCAGGGCAGCGGGTCCGCGGTGGTGTTCACCGCCGACGGGTTCCTGCTGACCAACGCGCACGTGATCGGCAGTTCCCGGGCCGGCACCGTGGCCTTCGCCGACGGGACCTCGGGGGACTTCACCGTGGTGGGCCGGGATCCGCTGTCGGATCTGGCGGTGATCAGGGCGCAGACGGCCACACCCCCGCCGGCCACGCTCGGCGACAGCGACGAACTCGTCGTGGGACAGCTCGTCGTCGCCGTGGGCAACCCGCTCGGGCTGACCGGATCGGTGACGGCCGGGGTGGTCTCGGGGCTCGGACGGTCGTTGCCCGCGCGCAGCGGGTCGGCCGTACGGCTCATCGAGGACGTCATCCAGACCGACGCCGCGCTCAACCCGGGCAACTCCGGCGGCGCGCTGGCCGACTCGCAGGCCCGGGTGGTCGGGATCAACACGGCGGTGGCCGGGGTGGGGGTGGGGCTCGCCGTGCCCATGAACGCCACGACCCGATCCATCATCGCCGCCTTGATCAGGGATGGGCGGGTACGGCGGGCGTTCCTGGGACTGGTGACCTCGCCCGCGCCGCTGCCCGATTCGTTGCGGCGGCGAACCGGGCAGACGGGCGCGCTGCGCGTGGTGGAGGTGGTGCCGGGCTCGCCCGCCGACCGGGCCGGACTGCGCTCCGGCGACCTCGTGCTGAGCGCGGGGCGCAACCCGGTGGGGGACGCGCAGAGCCTGCAGCGGCTGATGTTCGCCGACGCCCTCGGCCGGCCGTTACCGATCACCGTCCATCGGAACGGCGCGCTGGTCGACGTCATCGCGGAGCCGGTGGAACTCACCGGCTCCGGCGTCTGACCCTGCCGCCGTAAGAGGCGAGAGCGCCGCCTCAGGCAGGAGCCTGGCCGTCCGAGGTTGCCGGCGGCCCGTCCGGCCCCGATGCGGGAGAGGCCGAGGCATCGGTGGCGGCAGGCTGGGGGCGGACGTAGGTGCCGTTGCGGCGGGCCAGGAGCTCGGCGAGGAGCGCGTCCCACTTCTCCCCCACCGCATCCACGTCGTACGTGAGCGCCGTCTCCAGCGCCCCCGCCGCCAGGTCCCGCCTCAGCTGCTCGTCCTCGATCACCCGGATGATGGAGGAGGCCAGGTTGGCGTTGGTCCGCGGCTTCACCAGCAGCCCGTCGACCTCGTCAGTGATCATCTCCTTGGGCCCGTGCGGGCTGTTGAAGCTGACGATGGCCAGCCCCTTGCCCATCGCCTCCAGGATCGTCATCGGGAAGCCCTCGTGACGCGAGCTGAGCACGAAGATGGACGCCTTCTCCAGCTCGGCCCCCACGTCGGACGTGGGCCCGGGCAGCTCGACCTTGCCCTGCAGCCCCGCCTCCACGATCTGCTGGGCGAGGTTCTCCTCCTGCGGCCCCGCGCCGAAGATGCGCAGCGTCCAGTCGGGATGGGCGGCGGCGACCGTCTCCCAGGCGGTGATGAGCCGGTGGAACCCCTTGATGCGGGTCATCCGGCCGACCGCGATCGCGACCTTGGCGTCCAGCTTGGAGATGCCGCCCGTCATCGGTGGCACGGCGTTGGGGATGCGGGCCAGCTTCTTCGGCTTCTTCGGCAGCGTCTCACGGTAGTCGCGCAGGTCGGCCTTGGTGAGCGTGACCAGGGCGTCGAGGCGGCGG
This region includes:
- a CDS encoding DUF2637 domain-containing protein, whose amino-acid sequence is MRRIQRTTITGVLVLAAIAAVVSFRHMHALCLRHGEDHLAAVLIPLAVDGAIVVASMSILLANRFGCRGGLLARTMLLVGSLASLGANIAVAEPSLIGRIIAAWPSAALIGSYELLMSQIRRASAQESAVVQGEVARDPEPVRDHDHDSLEQAGPDELGREDLRRTAWRWALANRLPDGALPSGRVIAEQFARSARWGRWIKRIGLEGKLAGRDHSTAA
- a CDS encoding helix-turn-helix transcriptional regulator, with the translated sequence MVLGRIAERARIDDLLASACAGRRGALLITGEAGIGKTALLDHAAAAAADLRVLRGVGIESVAELPFAGLHLLLHPYLDRLGALPGPQAAALRTAFGLDEGTVCDRFLIGAATLSLLSELSGDGPLVCLIDDTQWFDRASLDALLFATRRLHADPIAMIFVAGGGDGDAPPRQADPFIRPAPLAGDPASVAFAAPVPGLDVLRLVALDVLRLVALDVLRLVALDQESATSLLDAHARGLAAPLRERVLAESRGNPLAVIELATALSSLPGDGRPAPPPGAGHVQDAFQARIAGLPAATRLLLLIAAADDTGSLQVILRVGTLLGVAAADLEPAERARLVVLSPGGRVTFRHPLIRAAAYQVAPHAGRVQVHEAFARALDGAYDADRRAWHLAAAPGPDEAVAAELERAARRAGRRGGVTAMMSAFERAAQLSTDETRRAWRLIAAARAAYDAGLPDHAAELADQAAELPDRTAGPVDRALGLTGRGAGSTDRAPGLTDRNTEPADQTLGLTDRNDEPAGRVLGLPAHNAGSTDQALGPTDRSAESAGRASQAANRPVRPFRDPSVTAEAAWIRAQVEYERSSPAVAAALALDAAALIAATDPERAVSILTEAVWYARDAGDHDLVRQCAALLETVEPGAPVVAGLIGFWHLYDGRPAVGVPAMRELAGSAGRGKTGGFVERLIVGFAGMLVAEDEIATEVLESLVADVREQGAVGRLTYALEPLAIVQLLRGRFMDADAGVTEAISLATDLGQDLQVVALNAIAAWLAAVGGDEIACRSLAAGVLEHRTRHPTDAALASWALGLLHLAGGRFDEAAARLDEVCGGPARHDFLIRAVPDHVEAAVRAGLPEQAARHLPALSDWAEHTGRPYAIALARRCAALPADEDTAAEHFTAALELHGRDPRRYDEARTRLAYGEWLHRHHRRTEAKGQLADALAAFERLGARMWASRARAELSALGDRPSAHPRALDPLARLTPQELQVVRLAAAGMSNREIAARLFLSPRTVGHHLHKAYPKLGVTRRSELAQLVPHG
- a CDS encoding MarR family winged helix-turn-helix transcriptional regulator codes for the protein MDFEQADALNQAIRLLSLRHRARAAALLAPLGLYPGQEALLLELDRTGPRIQAELSEALGCEPPSVTLMTRKLEASGHIRRKPAPSDRRASIVELTDSGRALADQVKQLWCALAEETVTGLPAETVADLPGILNTLTSNVDTRTPRHAHARRPGPGKPTRR
- the wrbA gene encoding NAD(P)H:quinone oxidoreductase, with the translated sequence MTAKVAVIYYSATGSVHTLAQAVAEGAASAGAEVRLRRVAESAPDSAIDQDPRWRQHADATTSIAQASVEDLAWADAFAFGTPTRFGAPAAQLKQFIDQAGGLWREGVLADKPVTAFTSAFNRHGGSEATILSLSNVFYHWGALIVPPGFTDPAVYGAGGNPYGTSLVTGPTGTGPDAAVLEAARYQGRRLARITIRLLGNGHATRESVAAMTSRTV
- a CDS encoding MFS transporter; this translates as MTSTKSASQRARPYAGLSWLVLALACACQFMVILDASIVNVALPSVREELGFTPTGLAWVVNGYLLSFAGFMLLGGRAADLFGPRRMLVAGLLLFSASSLAGGLATAPEVLVAARVTQGVGAAMMAPATLAVINTFFTESNARAKAFGAWSASGGVGGMVGALAGGAITTGLSWRWVFLINVPIGAALIVVAMMSLAGTRAGRREPLDLIGAVTGTAGLAALIYGVMQSADHGWASGPVVAGLLLLGAFIVVEARFARRPMVPPRLFKIRGVAVGNGMLLLFGGITIAMWYFSSLFLQNVLGFSALQAGLGQTPAAVTFMVIARWAAALLPRTGVRPLVLAGSACFLAGFGWLSLGHAGSGYVAGVLGPTLLIAVGIGLTFPTLMAVATADVPEGDAGIVGGLANTAAQAGGSIGLAVLATAAGARAAASEAAGSSPVDALAAGYGLVFLMAAGLGLAIAAVSLLLPRHRRD
- a CDS encoding S1C family serine protease, producing MVDPLDAYSRVVSSVAAELLPKVASVRAGQGSGSAVVFTADGFLLTNAHVIGSSRAGTVAFADGTSGDFTVVGRDPLSDLAVIRAQTATPPPATLGDSDELVVGQLVVAVGNPLGLTGSVTAGVVSGLGRSLPARSGSAVRLIEDVIQTDAALNPGNSGGALADSQARVVGINTAVAGVGVGLAVPMNATTRSIIAALIRDGRVRRAFLGLVTSPAPLPDSLRRRTGQTGALRVVEVVPGSPADRAGLRSGDLVLSAGRNPVGDAQSLQRLMFADALGRPLPITVHRNGALVDVIAEPVELTGSGV
- a CDS encoding glycosyltransferase family 4 protein — translated: MRALARKGKSAMRRLYRGYNRRKMLNAPPPSTRKVSILLLHAYGMGGTIRTVFNLASYLAKEHDVEIVSILKEAEEPFFPVDPRVKFRFLDDRINPSSDPLRAMLSKMPSRIIPKEESAYHRFNLWTDLKLARYIRSLDTGVLMATRPGLNLAVAQLALPNVITIGQEHVALRTQAEPMQELIKWRYRRLDALVTLTKADLRDYRETLPKKPKKLARIPNAVPPMTGGISKLDAKVAIAVGRMTRIKGFHRLITAWETVAAAHPDWTLRIFGAGPQEENLAQQIVEAGLQGKVELPGPTSDVGAELEKASIFVLSSRHEGFPMTILEAMGKGLAIVSFNSPHGPKEMITDEVDGLLVKPRTNANLASSIIRVIEDEQLRRDLAAGALETALTYDVDAVGEKWDALLAELLARRNGTYVRPQPAATDASASPASGPDGPPATSDGQAPA